One window of Candidatus Binatia bacterium genomic DNA carries:
- a CDS encoding porin family protein, translated as MRRRVNIGSGWFFGALLGLALLPAARCLAQEEKFGRTGFYVAGLGAYSVENFDTDATGVNVKNALGFDLRVGYRAHTNVAVEGSFQHYRDRELEPPDGPSVDLLSWGFWMNVKLYALTGRVQPYALIGPGVMHLDAGRSGLMGISRDDNGFSPRGGLGFDVYATENIAATLEASYVFTAFDVEDKDHIPVTFGLTYRF; from the coding sequence ATGAGACGGCGCGTGAATATTGGCAGCGGGTGGTTCTTCGGGGCTCTTCTGGGCTTGGCGTTGTTGCCTGCCGCTCGGTGTCTTGCCCAGGAGGAGAAGTTTGGCCGCACCGGTTTCTATGTGGCGGGGCTGGGTGCCTACTCGGTCGAGAATTTCGACACCGATGCCACCGGCGTAAATGTAAAGAACGCGCTCGGGTTCGACTTGCGCGTTGGCTACCGTGCACATACGAACGTGGCGGTGGAAGGAAGCTTCCAGCATTATCGCGACCGCGAGCTGGAACCCCCGGATGGACCATCGGTGGATCTCTTAAGTTGGGGCTTTTGGATGAACGTGAAGCTTTACGCGCTCACCGGAAGGGTGCAGCCGTACGCCTTGATTGGCCCTGGGGTGATGCACCTGGATGCCGGCCGCTCCGGTTTGATGGGCATTTCTCGCGACGACAACGGCTTCAGTCCACGGGGTGGTCTTGGCTTCGACGTGTACGCCACCGAAAACATCGCGGCGACGTTGGAAGCTTCGTACGTGTTCACGGCCTTTGACGTGGAGGACAAGGATCACATCCCCGTCACCTTCGGCCTGACCTATCGCTTTTAA
- a CDS encoding methylcrotonoyl-CoA carboxylase, with amino-acid sequence MRRIESRVRPQSSEFQENRRYHEALAEELRERIRAVQQGGPEDQRQRHRERGKLLVRERIDALVDPDTPFLELSPLAAYGLYDNEAPSAGIVTGIGMIHGREAMIVANDATVKGGTYYPMTVKKHLRAQEIALENHLPCVYLVDSGGAFLPLQAEIFPDRDHFGRIFYNQARMSALGIPQVAVVMGSCTAGGAYVPAMSDETVIVQGTGTIFLGGPPLVKAATGEEVTAEELGGGDVHTRISGVADHLALNDHHALEVTRSIFASLGPPKRALFDVAPPEDPAYPPEEIYGILPRDPRKPFDVREIIARLVDGSRFHEFKARYGTTIVTGFARIHGYLIGIVANNGILFSESSLKATHFIELCGQRGIPLLFLQNITGFIVGKQYEHGGIAKDGAKMVHAVSTVGVPKFTVIIGASHGAGNYGMCGRAYQPRLLFMWPNARISVMGGEQAAQTLLTVKLQQLAARGETMTAEEQEAFLAPIRAKYEQESSAYYSTARLWDDGILDPVQTRDVLGFALAAARNAPIEPMRPGVYRM; translated from the coding sequence ATGCGCCGAATCGAATCCCGCGTTCGCCCCCAAAGCTCGGAATTTCAGGAAAATCGCCGCTACCATGAAGCGCTAGCCGAGGAGCTGCGCGAGCGGATTCGCGCGGTGCAGCAAGGTGGACCGGAAGACCAGCGCCAACGCCACCGCGAGCGCGGCAAGCTGCTCGTGCGCGAGCGCATCGATGCGCTCGTCGACCCCGACACGCCGTTCCTCGAGTTATCGCCCCTCGCAGCGTACGGGTTGTACGACAACGAGGCCCCCAGCGCCGGTATCGTAACGGGCATTGGCATGATTCACGGGCGCGAGGCCATGATCGTGGCGAACGACGCCACCGTCAAAGGCGGCACTTACTATCCGATGACGGTGAAAAAGCACCTGCGCGCACAAGAAATCGCTTTGGAAAATCACTTGCCCTGCGTGTACCTCGTCGACTCGGGTGGAGCGTTTTTGCCGCTGCAAGCGGAGATCTTCCCCGACCGCGACCACTTTGGGCGCATTTTTTACAACCAAGCCCGCATGTCCGCGCTGGGGATTCCCCAAGTCGCCGTGGTCATGGGCTCGTGTACGGCTGGTGGCGCGTACGTGCCAGCAATGAGCGACGAAACGGTAATCGTTCAAGGCACGGGAACGATTTTTCTCGGCGGGCCTCCGCTGGTCAAAGCAGCCACGGGAGAAGAGGTCACAGCTGAGGAGCTCGGCGGCGGCGACGTGCACACCCGGATCTCCGGAGTGGCGGACCACCTCGCGCTCAACGACCATCACGCCTTGGAGGTCACGCGCAGCATCTTTGCGAGTTTGGGGCCGCCGAAGCGCGCCTTATTCGACGTGGCGCCGCCGGAGGACCCAGCCTACCCCCCGGAAGAAATTTACGGCATTTTGCCGCGCGACCCACGGAAGCCGTTCGACGTGCGCGAGATCATTGCCCGGCTCGTCGATGGCAGCCGATTTCATGAATTCAAGGCTCGTTACGGGACCACTATCGTGACCGGCTTCGCCCGCATCCACGGCTACTTGATCGGCATCGTGGCGAACAACGGGATTTTGTTCTCCGAGTCCTCGCTCAAAGCCACCCACTTTATCGAGCTTTGTGGGCAACGTGGAATCCCGCTGCTGTTCTTGCAAAACATCACCGGCTTCATCGTGGGTAAGCAGTACGAACACGGGGGCATAGCCAAGGACGGCGCCAAGATGGTGCACGCGGTCAGCACCGTGGGTGTGCCCAAGTTTACGGTGATTATCGGCGCCTCGCACGGTGCGGGGAACTACGGCATGTGCGGGCGAGCATACCAGCCGCGGCTGTTGTTCATGTGGCCGAACGCGCGAATTTCCGTAATGGGCGGGGAACAGGCGGCGCAAACGCTGTTGACCGTCAAACTCCAACAACTCGCGGCCCGCGGCGAGACGATGACGGCGGAGGAACAAGAAGCTTTCCTCGCACCGATTCGGGCCAAGTACGAGCAGGAAAGCAGCGCATACTACTCCACCGCACGGCTGTGGGACGACGGCATTCTCGATCCGGTGCAAACTCGCGACGTGCTGGGTTTCGCTCTTGCCGCTGCGCGCAATGCGCCAATCGAGCCCATGCGTCCGGGGGTGTACCGGATGTAA
- the cysT gene encoding sulfate ABC transporter permease subunit CysT, translating to MSRYERRILPGFRAALTLSVVSVAVVVALPLGAVLLHAASLGWHGFWAAVLTPRALAAYQLTFGAALLAATVATLLGSVVAWALVRATFPARGLVDALVDVPLALPTAVAGLVYANLYAPNGFLGQYLTRWGVTLAYSRAAVVLVLVFVSFPLAVRSLQPVIANLERELEEAAACLGASRWQTLVRVQIPQLVPALLTGFALAFSRAAGEYGSVVFVSGNKPFVTEIAPVLVVARLEEFAYAEAAAVASVLLGASLLVLLTIEVLHRWGARYVG from the coding sequence ATGAGTCGCTACGAGCGCAGGATTCTTCCCGGGTTTCGCGCCGCCCTTACCTTGTCCGTGGTTTCGGTGGCGGTTGTGGTGGCTTTGCCGCTTGGTGCGGTGTTGCTCCACGCTGCGTCGCTCGGCTGGCATGGGTTCTGGGCTGCCGTGCTCACGCCGCGCGCGCTCGCTGCATACCAGCTCACCTTCGGTGCCGCTCTCTTGGCCGCGACCGTGGCGACGCTTCTCGGCAGTGTTGTCGCGTGGGCGCTGGTGCGGGCAACGTTCCCGGCACGCGGACTCGTCGACGCCCTGGTAGATGTTCCTCTGGCATTGCCGACGGCCGTAGCGGGTTTGGTGTACGCGAATTTGTACGCACCGAACGGCTTCCTCGGCCAGTACCTGACTCGCTGGGGCGTGACTCTGGCGTACTCCCGTGCGGCGGTCGTGTTGGTGCTGGTATTCGTGAGTTTCCCGCTGGCTGTGCGCAGCCTGCAGCCGGTGATTGCCAATTTGGAAAGGGAACTCGAGGAGGCAGCCGCTTGCCTCGGTGCGTCGCGTTGGCAGACGTTGGTTCGTGTCCAGATTCCCCAACTCGTCCCGGCACTCCTAACCGGTTTTGCTTTGGCCTTCTCTCGGGCGGCCGGCGAGTACGGTTCGGTGGTGTTCGTTTCGGGGAACAAGCCCTTCGTCACGGAGATTGCGCCGGTTTTGGTCGTCGCGCGCTTGGAGGAGTTCGCATACGCCGAGGCTGCAGCGGTTGCCTCGGTGCTTTTGGGCGCCTCGCTGCTCGTTCTGCTCACGATCGAAGTTCTGCATCGTTGGGGGGCGCGCTATGTGGGCTGA
- a CDS encoding DUF4236 domain-containing protein gives MGFRFWRRVQILPGVSVNLSKSGASLSFGPRGAKFTIGPGGQRATVGIPGTGIFYTTTFPTKKTSRGGNAQVSEPALPAVRPEDRLTLGFFARLWTPKEEEAFVDGCRALVQGETAQALAMLDQAPQLADAAFFAGVLAFERGDWDKAKRHLTFALEHEKELGTLFAKYGVALTVSVRIAPEICAHVGPNLQGLLLALAELYQHTGQWVDASLCLERLRSLAPDDLVVRLSLAELLLDARPNDRESLQEVVQLAAGVENDTPLHTALLLYKARALRRLGLLAAALETLSTALRKTAGRDPELLRALRYERALVYEGLGDVRRARNDLEKLYAEVPNYEDVAARLGLV, from the coding sequence ATGGGATTTCGTTTTTGGCGGCGGGTGCAGATCTTGCCAGGGGTGAGCGTGAACCTGAGCAAGTCGGGAGCATCGCTGAGTTTCGGGCCGCGCGGGGCCAAGTTCACGATCGGTCCGGGTGGACAGCGCGCCACCGTTGGCATTCCCGGAACAGGAATCTTTTACACGACGACTTTTCCGACGAAGAAAACCAGTCGCGGGGGAAATGCGCAGGTCAGCGAGCCGGCTCTGCCTGCGGTCAGGCCGGAAGATCGCCTCACGCTAGGCTTTTTTGCGCGGCTGTGGACGCCCAAGGAGGAAGAAGCGTTTGTGGATGGCTGTCGCGCGCTGGTGCAGGGCGAGACGGCGCAAGCTTTGGCGATGCTGGACCAAGCCCCGCAGCTTGCCGATGCGGCGTTTTTTGCCGGTGTGCTGGCATTCGAGCGGGGCGATTGGGACAAGGCAAAGCGGCACCTTACCTTCGCCTTGGAGCACGAGAAGGAGCTTGGAACGTTGTTCGCCAAGTACGGTGTGGCCCTCACCGTCAGTGTGCGCATTGCCCCGGAGATCTGTGCCCACGTTGGCCCGAACCTGCAGGGGCTGCTCCTTGCTCTCGCCGAGCTCTATCAGCACACCGGACAGTGGGTGGATGCATCGCTCTGCCTCGAGCGGCTACGCTCGCTTGCGCCGGACGATCTCGTGGTGCGCCTTTCGTTAGCCGAGCTGCTCTTGGACGCACGCCCGAACGATCGCGAGTCGCTGCAGGAGGTCGTGCAGTTGGCCGCCGGTGTAGAGAACGACACCCCGCTGCACACCGCGCTGCTGCTTTACAAAGCCAGGGCTCTACGTCGACTCGGTTTACTTGCTGCCGCGCTGGAGACGCTGAGCACGGCGCTCCGGAAGACGGCAGGCAGAGACCCAGAGTTGCTCCGCGCCCTCCGCTACGAGCGCGCTCTGGTTTACGAAGGCCTGGGCGACGTTCGGCGTGCCCGGAACGACCTTGAAAAGCTGTACGCCGAGGTGCCGAACTACGAAGACGTCGCGGCCCGCCTCGGCTTGGTCTGA
- a CDS encoding sulfate/molybdate ABC transporter ATP-binding protein: protein MRVEGVSKSFGRFVALDNVSFTVPTGSLLALLGPSGSGKTTLLRIIAGLEQPDRGLVLYRGRDVTGESPHQRNVGFVFQHYALFRHLTVYENVAFGLRVRRWPRRQVDRRVRELLHLVRLEGLEGKRPAELSGGQRQRVALARALAAEPEVLLLDEPFGALDAKVRRELREWLRRLHDEIGVTSVFVTHDQEEAFEVADQVVLLNHGKVEQTGTPVEVFEHPANAFVTEFLGYVNKFPGRVREGQGFVAPLGVSEEEQADGEAAVAYVRPHELEVDRIPRGVYSVEARLLRVNPLGGTVKLELHAVHFGMVLRVELPWERYAELRPQPAERLFVFPKKMRVFVHNYQI from the coding sequence ATCCGAGTGGAGGGAGTGAGCAAGTCGTTCGGGCGCTTCGTGGCGTTGGACAATGTGAGTTTCACCGTACCCACGGGGAGCTTGCTTGCCCTCCTCGGTCCGTCGGGTTCGGGAAAGACTACGTTACTGCGGATCATTGCGGGACTGGAGCAACCTGACCGCGGGCTTGTACTTTACCGCGGGCGTGATGTCACCGGTGAATCTCCCCACCAGCGCAACGTAGGATTCGTGTTCCAGCACTATGCGCTGTTTCGGCATCTGACAGTGTACGAAAACGTGGCCTTTGGGCTGCGCGTGCGTCGGTGGCCACGCCGGCAAGTGGATCGCCGCGTGCGCGAACTGTTGCATTTGGTGCGCCTCGAGGGGCTCGAAGGGAAGCGGCCTGCCGAGCTTTCAGGTGGCCAACGGCAACGTGTTGCCCTGGCACGGGCACTAGCCGCGGAGCCCGAGGTTTTGTTGCTCGACGAGCCGTTCGGCGCCCTCGACGCCAAAGTGCGCCGCGAACTGCGGGAATGGCTTCGCCGCTTACACGATGAGATAGGCGTGACGAGTGTGTTCGTTACCCACGACCAGGAGGAGGCATTCGAGGTAGCGGATCAGGTTGTGTTGTTGAATCATGGCAAGGTCGAGCAAACGGGAACACCAGTGGAGGTCTTCGAGCATCCAGCGAATGCATTCGTCACTGAATTCCTCGGCTACGTGAATAAGTTCCCTGGCCGCGTGCGGGAGGGGCAAGGGTTCGTTGCCCCGCTAGGTGTGAGCGAAGAGGAACAGGCCGACGGAGAAGCCGCCGTGGCGTATGTGCGCCCGCATGAACTGGAAGTGGATCGCATCCCCCGTGGCGTATATAGCGTGGAAGCCCGCCTGCTACGCGTGAATCCGCTCGGTGGCACCGTGAAACTGGAACTCCACGCGGTGCACTTCGGCATGGTGCTGCGCGTGGAGTTGCCGTGGGAACGTTACGCGGAGCTGCGCCCACAGCCGGCGGAGCGGCTGTTTGTCTTTCCGAAGAAAATGCGCGTGTTCGTACACAACTACCAGATTTGA